The Hyphomicrobium sp. 99 genome contains the following window.
TATCGAGCGTCGCTTCGAGGCTCCGCAGCAGAGCGCCTTCACGCGCCGCGCGCACTTCGCTGTCCTCGACCGTTTGATCCGCGGTCTCGAGCACGCCCTTGATCATGAGAAACTGCGCCGCATCGGGCTTTGACGCTCCGGACAATGCCGAAACCCGTTCTGCAGCCTTCACGACGTCCGCGAGCACGAGTTCGTTCAAGCGCACCGAGCCGTTGCCTTGCTGCCGTTCGAGAGCGAGCGACAGGGCGATGTTGCCGCGTGCAAACCGCTTTGAGACGGCGTCTCGCGCGGCGACTTCGAGCGCCTCGTAGCCCGGCGGCAGACGGAGCCGAACATCAAGACCGCGGCCGTTGACGCTTCGCGCTTCCCATGTCCAAGCCAAGCCATCGCTCGAGCCATCGACACGGGCAAAACCCGTCATGCTGGAAATTGTCATCAGGGAAGGTCTCATCGACGGGGTGAGCTAGCGGCGCGCAACTTAACGGGAAGCGCCGCGGCCGCCAACAGAAGTTATCATCGCACGCGTTCTATGGCTTTTTCGGCTTCCGAACGGGCAACGGAACGTCACTGGCGTTCGCCGAAGTATCCGCCGAACCGGAGCCCGCGTTGCCGCTGTCGGCCGTTGCCGCGGCGGCCTTCGGGGATTTCTGTCCCTTTGTGGTGACGGGACTGGGCTTCGGACCGCTATCGCTACTCTGCGGAATGGGCGTCGTCCCGGTGTCCTGATCGGAGGTGTCCGCCGCCCCCTGCTTGGCCTTCGTCTGCTTCTCGACGGCACGCCATTTCTGAACAGCCGAATTGTGATCTTTCAGCGTTTCCGAGAACGTGTGGCCACCGGTGCCGTCTGCGACGAAGTAGAGATCGGACGTCTTGGCCGGATGCAGAGCAGCCTGAAGCGCGGGCTTGCCTGGGTTGCAGATCGGCCCCGGCGGCAAACCATTGATCTGATACGTGTTGTACGGCGACTTCGTGTCGATATCGGCCTTCGTGATGCCGCGGCCGAGAACGCCCTGTCCGCCGACGATGCCATAGATGATCGTCGGATCGGATTGCAGCCTCATCCCCTTCTTCAGCCGGTTGTAGAAGACCGCCGCGACCCGGTCGCGCTCATCCGGGCGGCCCGTTTCCTTCTCGACGATCGACGCGAACGTCACGAGTTCCTCGACGGATCGAATAGGAAGATCGGGATCCCGCTCTTCCCAAAGCTCCGTCATGGCTTTCTCCATACCGTCCCGCATCCGGTCCAGGATCTCGTGCCGCGATGCGCCTTTCGAGAAATAATACGTATCGGGGAGGAGCGTCCCTTCGGGAGGGATGTTCGATATCTCGCCGCTAAGGTTCGGTTCGGCCTTGAGACGTTCGACGATCTGCTCGCTCGTCAAACCCTCCGGCAGCGTCGCTTTGTAAAGAATCGACTTCCCCTCAGCGAGGGTGTCGATCACCTCGCGCATCGAGGCGTGTTCCTTGATCTCGTATTCGCCCGCTCGAAGCTCGGTCGTCTTTCTGGATCCGAGAAGTCCTTGCAGCAGATAACCGCCGACGAATGTCCAGCGATTGGTGATGATGCCTTCTTTTTCCAACCGTTCCGCGATTGCAATCCGGCCTTCGCCTTTCGGGATGACGACGGTGCGCGGCGCATCGAGCGGACCAGCGCTTTCGAAATTGTTGAAGATGGCGAATGTCGTTCCGCCGACGAGCAGCATGACAACGAGGGACACCGTGAGGATGCCGCTGATGACGCGAACGAAGCTCCCCAATGCCCGCGACGGCTCGCGCGCTTGCAGGCCACGGGGACGCCCAGGCGCCCGACCCGGCTCCAACCGTTCGGCGGGGCTTCGAGCCCCAGCGGTCCGAGACGTTCTGGTGCCGTCCGGACGCTTCCTGTTTTGACTCATGATACCGCGAGCACCGTCATTGAAAGAGCGCCGCATACGAGGTTATTTGCCCCGAATTGCGCTGCTCGATCCCCCCACCCGCGCGGGACGCTCAACGTAAAATGTGGCAAAAACCCGTACTTGCCGCAGCTTTCACGCTACGCGGCGAAGAACGAGCGAAGCATTCGTCCCGCCGAAGCCGAACGAGTTCGAAAGAGCGGTATTGATATCACGCTTTTGTGCCTTGTGAGGCACAAGATCGATCGCCGTCTCGACCGACGGATTGTCGAGATTGAGCGTCGGCGGGGCGACGTTATCGCGGATGGCGAGAACGGAAAAGATCGCCTCGACCGCACCGGCCGCACCGAGCAAATGGCCGATAGCCGATTTCGTCGAAGACATCGCAAGTCTTCCGGCGCTGTTGCCGAACAGCCGTTCAACAGCCTTGAGCTCGATTTCATCACCCATCGGTGTCGAGGTGCCGTGAGCGTTGACGTAGTCGATCTCGCTCGGGTCAATACCTGCGCGCTTCAGAGCCATCTTCATGCAGCGATAACCGCCGTCGCCATCTTCGGCAGGCGCGGTGATGTGATAGGCATCGGCCGACATGCCGTAGCCCACCACCTCAGCGTAGATTTTCGCGCCGCGAGCCTTGGCGTGCTCGTAGCTTTCGAGAATGACGACACCAGCGCCCTCGCCCATTACGAAGCCGTCGCGGTCCTTGTCGTAAGGACGCGAAGCCCGTGTCGGGTCATCGTTGAAGCCAGTCGAGAGCGCACGGCAAGCGGCGAAGCCCGCCATGGCGATCCGGCAGATTGGGCTTTCAGTTCCGCCCGCCACCATCACGTCGGCATCGTCGAGCGCGATGATGCGCGCCGCATCGCCGATCGCATGCGTGCCGGTCGCGCATGCGGTTACGACCGCGTTGTTGGGACCGCGCAACTGATGCTTGATCGAAACGTAGCCGCCAGCAAGATTGATGAGGCGCCCAGGAATGAAGAACGGCGAAACGCGGCGCGGACCCTTCTCCTTGAGAAGGATCGACGTATCCGCAATTCCCGAAAGACCGCCGATGCCCGAGCCGATGAGAACACCGGCGCGCTCCTGCGCCTCCAGAGTGTCAAGCTTCAAGCCGGAATCCGCAATCGCCTGATCTGCAGCAGCGACCGCATAGATGATGAAATCATCGACCTTGCGCTGCTCTTTCGGCTCCATCCAATCGTCTGGATTGAACTTGCCCTCGGAGGTCGCGCCGCGCGGAATGAAGTTCGCGATCTGGCACGTTATGTCGGAAACTTCGAATTCCTCGATACGCCGCGCACCGCTCTGTCCAGCCAGAAGGTTGGACCACGAGGTCTCGACACCGCATCCGACGGGAGTGACGAGACCCAATCCTGTAATGACGACACGGCGCATCGATTTTTTCTTATTTCCCGTTGGTGTGGCTACGATCCACGCTAGGCGCGTGAAGGGGGCCAGTCACCCAGCCCCCTTTAAAGTCTGTCCATAAGGCGCAATTGCGCTGAGGACGAAACGGAAGAGTGGGGCCCTTAAGCCGCGCTCGCGTTCTTCTCGAGAAACTTAACGGCATCGCCGACCGTCAGGATGTGCTCGGCAGCATCGTCCGGAATTTCGCAACCGAATTCCTCTTCGAAGGCCATCACGAGCTCAACAGTATCCAAGCTGTCTGCACCAAGGTCGTCGATGAAGCTTGCATTGTCGGTGACCTTGTCGGCCTCGACCCCAAGATGTTCTACGACAATTTTCTTCACGCGCTCTGCGACATCGCTCATCGTCAATCCTCGTGTCTTTCTAATTTTTGGCGGCCTTTTATTGCTCGCCTGTTCGCCCTGCAGAACCCGCTAAAAGCCGCATGACAGGATATCAACTTACGAGAAGTCTAGCCTGTTCGGATAGGGGTTCGCCCCGTTCAGAAGTCTTTTTCCTTAGTCGCCGTAGCGTGAGTCTCATCGCTAGGCATCGTCCCCAACTTGCACGGCGCTGAGTTGTCCCCAGCTTCGCACCGTCCCGATGACGTGATTTTGACGCCTCAAAACCGTGGTGTCGTTAACACACTTCAGGAGCAATGCAAAGCACGTGGTGACGCACCTTTCAGCATCCGAAAGCCTGATGACCGAGCGGCCAATAAATCAGGCATTCTGGACGTTTACCAACACCAAAGAGGGCGTCAAACCATCGCCATCCCGCCATTGATGTGCAGTGTTTGACCGGTGATGTAGCCCCCTTCGTTCGAGGCAAGATACAAACATCCGGCGGCCACATCGAGCGGCTCGCCAAAGCGTTGAGCCGGAATGATTTGAGCGATTTCGCCCTTCTGCTTTTCAGTCAGAACGTCCGTCATCGCCGTTTTGATAAAGCCGGGCGCGATGCAGTTGGCCGTAATGCCGCGGGAGGCAACTTCGCGAGCCAGCGATTTGGTCATGCCGATCATACCGGCCTTGGAAGCCGCATAATTGCCCTGACCCGGATTGCCGAATACGCCTGAAACAGAAGCGATATTGATGATGCGGCCATAGCCCGTCTTCGATCGCATCATGTGGCGCGACGCGGCGCGGCAGAGCATGAACGTCGAAGTCAGATTGACGGCAATGACGTCGTCCCACTGGTCATCCTTCATCACCATGAAGAGATTGTCCTTGGTGAGACCCGCATTGTTGACGAGGATATCCAGCCGCCCACCCAGCGCTTTGACCGCTTCATCGACCAATTTCGAGACGCTTGCGCGATCGGCGAGGTCACAGGGAACGACATGAACGCGGTCGCCCAGTTCCTTGGCCAAGGCATCGAGCGCCTCGACCTTGCGTCCGGATATCGCAACGGAAGCGCCTGCCTTGTGCAGCGTACGCGCAATCTCGGCGCCGAGCCCGCCGGTGGCGCCCGTCACGAGCGCAGTCTTGCCGGTCAAATCAAACATTCAAATCTCCTTACTTGGTGAGTGCGGCGATCGCCGCATCGATATCGGCAGGCGTGCCAACGCTTGTCGCGTTGACGCTTGGCGCTGTGCGCTTGACGAGCCCGGCGAGAACCTTACCCGCGCCAATCTCGTAAAAATCCGTCACGCCGGCTGCGACCATGGTCGCAACGCATTCGCGCCAGCGGACCGTGCCCGTAACCTGCTCCACGAGACGCTTTTTGATTTCTTCCGGGTCCGAAATGGGCTGCGCCAGGACGTTTGCAACCACCGGCACCACGGGTGCGCGGACCGTAACCGACGCCAGCGCTTCCGCCATCGCGTCGGCGGCAGGTTGCATCAGCTTGCAATGGAACGGTGCAGAAACCGGCAGCGGCACCGCGCGGCGGACGCCGAACGCCTTTCCGATCTCCCCTACCCGGTCGATCGCAGTTTTATGGCCCGAAAGCACGACCTGTGTTGGTTCGTTATCGTTTGCGATCTGGCAGACGTCACCCTGCGCTGCTTCGGCAGCAACCTTTTCGGCGACATCGATCCCCACGCCGAGAAGGGCCGCCATCGCGCCGACACCAACCGGCACGGCTTTCTGCATCGCCTGGCCGCGGAGCCTGAGAAGGCGCGCCGCGTCGCCAACGGAGAACGCACCGGCAGCGGTAAGAGCCGACCACTCGCCGAGCGAGTGACCGGCGACGAATTTCACATTATCGGCGAGAGAAAAGCCCTTTTCCTGCTCGAGCACGCGCATCACTGCGACCGACACGGCCATCAATGCCGGCTGAGCATTTTCAGTCAAAGTCAGGGTCTCTTTTGGACCCTCCCAGATAATGGCCGAGAGCTTTTCGCCCAGCGCATCGTCGACCTCATCGAAAACAGCTTTGGCGGAAGGAAATGCGTCGGCAAGCGCCTTACCCATCCCAACGTCCTGGCTGCCTTGTCCCGGAAAAACGAATGCGCGTGCCATCGTTTGGAGAAATACCCTGTGCTGGATTGCCGGGAAGCCTTCCCCCACGGCGAGATTCGGCGGCCTTAGTCCACCCCAGCCTTCCCGGTGTCAAGAGACGCACGTCCGGCGCCCGATGGCCGGCCCCCTCTTGGGAAGTCGTCGGGCGCAAACCAAAACGATGCCCGCCCGGCGGCCGGCTCCCCTCTTGAGGAGTCGTCGGGCGCGACAAACGAGTCAACGGGCGCAACAAAAAAGCTAGACCGGCTCCCGCAGGAGATCCGCCAGATCCAGGGCGCGGGTGTACATCGCCAGATTGCCTGCGGCGTCGAGCGGCCATTCGGCTTGCGGACGGTCCCAATAGAGTTCGACGCCATTCCCATCCGGATCTTCGAGATAAAGCGCTTCGCTTACACCGTGATCGCTCGCACCCGTCAGCCTCACGCCCGCCGCGGTCAGCCTTCGGAGAGCGTCGGCCAACCCCGCTCTCGTCGGATAGAGAACGGCAAGATGATAGAGACCGGTCGTACCTGGAGGCGGCGGAGTACCTCCGCGGCTCTCCCATGTATTGAGCCCGATGTGATGATGATATCCCCCGGCCGAAACAAAGGCCGCTTGGTTCCCGAAACGCTGCATGAGCTCGAAACCAAGAACGCCGCTGTAGAAGTCCAGCGCACGTTGAAGATCTGCGACTTTGAGATGGACGTGGCCAATTCTAACCCCGCTATCGATGGGCGAAGGCTTAATCGTCGCCGTTTGAGGCTCGTCAGTCACCTGGAAACTCCCGAATTTGCTCATCCCTCAGATGGGCAGATGCGGGCCCCGGGACAAGGTTTGATGAAAGCGCGCAAAAGAAAAGCGCCGCGAGAACGCGGCGCCCCATGTGAAGGCGAATTTTGAAGGACGTCTCGATCAGCCTTCGACGGTCTCGACCTCGCAAAGTTCTCCGTCGATCAGGTCAAAGAGCACGTCGTCGCCAGAGGCCTCGGCCTTGGCGAGCGCTTCGACGAGGTCGTCATCGATAGGCGCCACCTTGAGAGCTGCGACATCCGATGCCCCGTTTTCCTGCATCGACGCCTCGCCTTCGCTTTTGGCGGTCTCTTCGTCGTCCTCAACCGCCCAGATCGTTTCTTCGGTATAGGCTGCAAACTTCATATCTTCCCGTCTCCCTTCACGCGCCGGGACCGTACCCCGGCAACGCATCTAGGCCATGATTCCTGTGGTGGACGGGTGGCACTTACGCGGCTATTGAGCAGAAATTGACGAATTGACCGGCGGCAGACCGGCTTGCCCTCTCCCCAAATTACTGTATAAGCCCGCTTTCCCGTGTCGGCAGGAGGCTGAACGGGGGCTTAGGTTGCATCGGCTGTTTGGCCGTTTAAGCCCGAGGGGCGCTTCGCGCGCTGTCCCCCAGTGTCTTCTCCTATTTGGTACCAGATTGGCCTTTCTCGGCCTTTTGGGGCTTTGCGCCGGCGGGAAGAACGGACGTCGAAAGACGTTGAAACTCGAACCGAAAGGCCAACCGTATGCCGCTCTATGAGCATACATTCCTGGCACGCCAGGACGTTACCCAGGCCCAAGTCGAAGCGCTCATGAAAGAATTTCAGGGCGTCATCGAAGAAGGCCAGGGCAAAATCACCAAGCAGGAATACTGGGGTCTCAAGAACCTCGCATTCAAGATCAAGAAGAACCGCAAGGCTCATTACGCGTTCTTCAACGTCGATGCTCCTCCGGCTGCCGTGACCGAAATGGAACGTCGCATGGGCATCAACCCCGACGTCATCCGCTTCATGACCGTCCGCGTCGAAGAGCTCGAGACCGAGCCGAGCGTCCAGATGCGCAAGCAGGATCGCGACGACCGCGGTGATCGCGATCGTGGCTTCGGTGGCGGTGGCCGTGGCGGCCCCCCGCGTGGTGATCGTGGTGGATTCGGTGGTGGCGGCGGTCGCGAAGGCGGCTCCACATTCCGTTCGCGCCCGCCCCGTGAAGGCGGCGCACCTGGCGATCGCGGTCCGCGTCCGCCGCGCGAAGGCGAAGCGCCGCGCGCACCTCGTCGTGATTCCACACCTGGCTCGGAGGGCTAACCAATGGCTGAAATCGCCTCGTCAGGCGGCGGAGCCCGCCGTCCGTTCCAACGTCGCCGCAAGACCTGCCCGTTCTCGGGCGCCGGCGCACCGAAGATCGACTACAAGGATGTCCGCACCCTCGGCCGTTATATCTCCGAGCGCGGCAAGATCGTGCCGAGCCGCATCACGGCAGTTTCTGCCAAGAAGCAGCGCGAGCTGGCCCGTGCCATCAAGCGCGCCCGCTTCCTCGGTCTTCTGCCTTACGTGATCAAGTAATCTGGACGGCGGAGCGAGCCTGGCTCGCTCCGCCTTCTTTTTCATACGTTGGGTCGGAACGGGCAACCGGATCCGGCTCTAACCGCCCAAGTCGCGGGACAGCAAACGAATGCAGTCTAAAGTTTTCATACTCGCCATCGCTGCCGGATTGATTTCGGCAATCGTTTTCGCTTCGGCGACGACGGGAGCGTTTCTGCTCCGCATCATTCTCTTCCTGCTGACGCCGTTGCCGCTCTATCTGACGGGCCTTGGACTCGGCCCCGTCGCAGCCGCGATCGCAGCGATCACCGCGACCACTGCCGTTTTGCTGATCGCCAATCCGCTGGCCGCCGAAGTCTACGCAATCAGCACGGCCCTTCCCGCAGTCGTTTGCACGCGCCTTGCACTTCTCAGCCGCGAGTTCGACGGCGAACGCGAATGGTATCCGGTGGGACGCATCGCCGTCGCCGCCGCGATCTTCTCCGCCGTCTTCGCGATGCTCGCCTTGATGTTGATGGGCGGCGACATCGAAACACTGACGAAACTGCTGCGAACGGTCGTCGAGTCATTCGTCAAAACGGAACTCTCGCACGTACCGGGCGCTCCCGCGATCGGTCCGACCGAAATCGATTCCATCACGCGCTCGACAATCTCATCGCTGCCGTGGGCGCTGGGTCTTCTCTCGATGGGAACGATCCTGCTCAATCTTTGGCTCGCCGGGCGCATCACCCTGGCTTCCGGACGCCTTCTGCGTCCATGGCCGGATCTGAGCGAATTCTGGATGCCGACCACCGCAATGTTCGCACTGCTGATCGCGATCGCGCTGTCGTTCGTCGGTGACATGCCGGGATTGCTGGCGTCAGCGGTCGCAGCACCTTTTACGTTGGCATTCGCCCTTGTCGGCCTCGCCGTCGTTCATTCACTGACACGCGGCTCGCCGTGGCGGACGTTCATTCTATCCGCTCTCTATACCGGCGTTCTTTTCGTTCCCTACATCGGCGTTCTGCTCGCCATCACCGGTTTGGCGGAAACCGTCTTTCACTATCGAGCGGCCGGCAGGCCGCCTGAAACACCTACCCAATAATTCAACGTCATCTCATCCCAACAGGAGCTTCAAACCATGCAAGTCATTCTCCTCCAGCGTATCGGCCGCCTTGGCCAGATGGGCGACATCGTCAACGTCAAGGACGGCTACGCCCGCAACTTCCTGCTCCCGCAGAAGAAGGCGCTCCGCGCAACCGAAGACAACAAGAAGGTCTTCGAAGGCCGTCGCGCTCAGCTCGAAGCCGATAACCTCGCTCACAAGTCTGAAGCGGAAGCCGTTTCTGCCAAGCTCACGGGCAAGTCGTTCGTGCTCATCCGCGCTGCCGGCGACACGGGTCAGCTCTACGGTTCGGTTTCCACACGCGACATCGCGGCCGTGATCACCGAAGGCGGCTTCACCGTCGACCGCAACCAGATCGTCCTCGAAAAGCCGATCAAGGCGCTCGGCGTCACGCCGGCCAAAGTTCAGCTTCACCCGGAAGTTTTCGCGACCGTCGACTTGAACATCGCTCGTTCGCAGGACGAAGCCGATAAGCAGGCGCGCGGCGAAAACGTTGCCGTCGTCAAGGAAGAAGCCCTCGAGCTCGAGACGTTCAATCCCGACGCGGTCTTCGAAGAAGGCGGCAGAGATTCGGACGAAGAATCGGCCTGAGTCGAGGCACTTCGAAACTGAGTTGCTTGGTCGTGGCATGATTCCCACGGCCAAGCACTTCTCGAGCCCCGTGTTGATAACGGGGATGCTTTACGGGTTGTATGACCCAGAGCCGAATATGCGTCCCGGAATCTGCTAGCGTCCGGGCCATGGCAAATCCCGCATACCTCGCTACCGAGAGGCTGAAACAAGCCGTATCGGCAGATGAGGCGGTGACCTTCCGTCAACCGCCTCACAATCTCGAAGCCGAACAAGCGCTTCTCGGTGCAATCCTCGTTAACAACGAGGCGCTCGATCGCGTTTCCGGCTTTCTCTCACCCGCGCATTTCTTCGATCCGCTTCATGGGCGAATCTTTGAAACGCTGGCGACGCTCATTCATGCCGGTAAGACGGCGACGCCGATCACGGTCAAAACATTCTTCGAGAATGCCGAGCCGATCGACGCGAACATGACGGTGCCGCAGTATCTCGGCCGTCTCGCCGCCAACGCCACCACGATCATCAATGCCGCCGAGTACGGGCGCACGATCTATGATCTCTCGACCAGGCGGTCGCTGATCATCATCGGCGAAGATCTCGTCAACACGGCCTATGACAGCGCCGTCGATCATCCGCCGCGCGCACAGATCGAAGAAGCGGAAGGCCGTCTCTACTCGCTCGCCGAGCAGAACAAGTACGGAAAAGGCTTCGAGACTTTCAAGTCGGCGTTGACCACCGCTGTTGAGATGGCGAACAGCGCGTTCCAGCGCGCCGGACATCTATCGGGCGCGTCGACCGGCCTCTCCGATCTCGACAACAAGCTCGGCGGATTGCAGCGGTCCGATCTCATCATCCTCGCGGGCCGTCCGTCGATGGGTAAGACGGCGCTCGTGACGAACATCGCCTACAACGTCGCCAAGGCCTATCGGGGCGAACGCCAGCCTGACGGCACGATGAAGACGCTCGATGGCGGCATCGTCGGCTTCTTCTCGCTCGAAATGTCGTCCGAGCAGCTCGCGACGCGTATTCTTGCCGAGCAGGCCGAAATCGGCTCGGAAAAGATTCGCCGCGGCATGATCGACGAGAACGAATTCCGAAAGCTCTCCGAAGTCGCGTCGGAAATGTCGCGCATCCCGCTTTACATCGATCAGACGGGCGGCATCACGATCGCGCAGCTTTCAGCGCGGGCGCGAAAGTTGAAGCGGCAGCACGGCCTTGATCTGCTCGTGGTCGACTACCTCCAGCTGCTCGCCGGATCGAAAGCGAGCAGTAGCGCCAACCGCGTGCAGGAAATCACAGAAATCACGACGGGCCTCAAGGCGCTCGCGAAAGAACTGGCTGTACCGATCATCGCGCTCTCGCAGCTGTCTCGTCAGGTCGAGCAGCGCGAAGACAAGCGCCCGCAGCTTTCCGACCTTCGTGAATCGGGCTCGATCGAGCAGGACGCCGACGTCGTCATGTTCGTCTTCCGCGAAGAATATTACGTCGAACGCCTGAAGCCCGCCGAAGGAACGCCCGAATTTGCCGATTGGATGACCAAGATGAGTTTGGTATCCGGCAAGGCCGAGGTCATCATTGGCAAGCAGCGTCACGGTCCGGTCGGCACGGTTGAGCTGGCCTTCGAAGGCCAGTACACGCGCTTTGGCAATCTGGCTCGAGACTATATGGTGCCCGAGCGATAAGAGATCAGGTGGAAACGGCGAGATGACGGTCAACACGCGCATGCCGGAAAGCCTAGCCAGCGCGACCGGCACGATCACGGTTGACCTCGGGCAGATCGTGGCCAACTGGCGCGCGCTCGCGGCAAAGGTCGCACCCGCGCGGTGCGCAGCGGTCGTGAAGGCGGATGCTTACGGCCTCGGCGCAGAGCGTGTCATCGCGGCGCTGGCGCGAGCAGGCTGCAATGCCTTCTTCATCGCGACGCCCGAGGAGGCAGAGCTCGCGCGAAAGATGGCGCCCAATGCCGACATCTATGCGTTGGACGGACTCGTCGGAAATTCAGCCGCCGCTTTCGACCGGTTGTCCGTCAAGCCCGTTTTGTCGACACTCGATGATGTCGTTGCTTGGTCCGCACTGAGCCACGCCCGTGGCGGATTATTACCGGCCGCGCTTCACATCGATACCGGTTTGAATCGCCTTGGCCTGCCCGTGCGGGATGTTCGCCGTCTCGCGTCCGAACCCTCTATGATGCGCGGCGTAGCGCTCGAACTGATCATGAGCCACCTCGCCTCTGCCGACAATGCGCGCGATCCCAAGAACCGCGATCAGCTTCTGGCTTTCGAAACGCTCACGGCGCTCTTCCCTGGCATCCCTCGCAGCCTCGCCGCTTCTGACGGTTTGATGCTCGGACCGGCATACCACTTCGATCTCGTCAGACCGGGCTACGCGCTTTACGGAGGACAGGCTTCGCAAAGTTCGCCCGCGCCGGTTAAACCCGCTGTGACGGTG
Protein-coding sequences here:
- the alr gene encoding alanine racemase — its product is MTVNTRMPESLASATGTITVDLGQIVANWRALAAKVAPARCAAVVKADAYGLGAERVIAALARAGCNAFFIATPEEAELARKMAPNADIYALDGLVGNSAAAFDRLSVKPVLSTLDDVVAWSALSHARGGLLPAALHIDTGLNRLGLPVRDVRRLASEPSMMRGVALELIMSHLASADNARDPKNRDQLLAFETLTALFPGIPRSLAASDGLMLGPAYHFDLVRPGYALYGGQASQSSPAPVKPAVTVAARILAVADVVRGETVGYSATWRAQRPSRIATIAAGYADGVPRNASAPDGRPGGHVLISGHIAPIVGRVSMDLITVDVTDLPEGAAMPGEFAKLIGEGLTIEDAGFAAGTIGYEILTRLGHRFTRLYLDDNT